The following coding sequences lie in one Alicyclobacillus curvatus genomic window:
- a CDS encoding SDR family oxidoreductase, whose amino-acid sequence MVSKNSLAGRIAIVTGASRERGIGTAICRSLATAGADIFFTHWGQYDASMEWGAEDTWPDQLTRELRRAGVQVAHLEVDLADPNAPQNILDSVFSSMGEPSILINNATHSTEDGFENLSGEILDAHYVVNVRGTCLLSVEFARRFRGQRGGRIINIVSGQDKGPMPRELAYVATKGAISAFSVSLAAEVGALGITVNAVDPGPTDSGWMSSDTKELLKPKFPMGRIGQPEDAARLVVFLASDDAEWITGQIIHSDGGFRD is encoded by the coding sequence ATGGTGTCGAAAAATTCTCTTGCCGGGCGTATTGCCATCGTCACAGGGGCAAGCAGAGAACGAGGAATCGGTACGGCCATCTGTAGGTCGCTGGCAACTGCCGGAGCGGATATTTTTTTTACGCATTGGGGGCAATACGATGCTTCAATGGAGTGGGGGGCTGAAGACACCTGGCCGGACCAACTCACCAGGGAGCTGCGCCGCGCTGGTGTGCAAGTTGCCCATCTTGAGGTCGACTTGGCGGACCCCAATGCACCTCAAAACATCCTCGATTCCGTCTTTTCAAGCATGGGGGAACCGTCAATCCTCATCAACAACGCGACTCACTCGACGGAAGATGGGTTTGAAAACCTGAGTGGAGAAATTTTAGATGCTCATTACGTTGTAAATGTTCGAGGTACGTGTTTGCTGTCGGTGGAGTTTGCGCGTCGATTTCGCGGGCAGCGTGGAGGAAGAATCATTAACATCGTGTCGGGCCAGGATAAAGGACCAATGCCAAGAGAACTGGCGTACGTAGCCACGAAAGGCGCCATTTCGGCATTTTCCGTATCGCTTGCTGCAGAAGTTGGCGCGCTTGGTATTACGGTGAATGCTGTTGATCCCGGTCCAACCGACTCAGGGTGGATGTCATCTGACACCAAGGAACTCCTCAAACCCAAATTTCCAATGGGAAGAATCGGACAGCCTGAGGATGCCGCACGACTCGTTGTGTTCCTCGCAAGCGACGATGCAGAGTGGATAACAGGTCAGATTATTCACTCAGACGGTGGATTCCGGGATTGA
- a CDS encoding alpha/beta hydrolase — protein MWKKQLILTHRGTFEVFMKGEGHPLAVTHLYSEFNDTGDQFADTFTPHRRTFLINLRAAGESPRPANPSELDMEETVEDLEAIREALGFQMWDFAGHSTGGMLGLMYAVRHSESLSSLIVVGAAASNAYASQPDCIYHPEHPQFSRMQDLRNFQVQANMSAEEKRKNRQETTKLSLFDPENYSLYFTGHVRKSVSSVRLAHFSRYDFPKFDVTTQLPTVRTRTLVLCGRHDVQCPIRCSEEIGRLMPNSEMIAFEDSNHYPFLEEARKFADSVASFLQ, from the coding sequence ATGTGGAAGAAACAGTTGATATTGACGCACCGTGGCACGTTTGAGGTGTTTATGAAGGGAGAGGGTCACCCGCTTGCCGTCACGCATCTATACTCCGAGTTTAACGATACGGGGGACCAGTTTGCCGATACCTTCACGCCGCATCGCAGAACCTTTCTCATCAATTTGCGAGCAGCAGGGGAGTCGCCAAGGCCGGCCAATCCGTCCGAACTGGACATGGAGGAAACCGTTGAGGACTTGGAAGCGATTCGGGAGGCGCTGGGGTTTCAGATGTGGGATTTTGCTGGACATTCGACCGGTGGGATGCTTGGCCTTATGTATGCAGTGCGGCACTCGGAATCACTCTCATCCTTGATAGTGGTGGGAGCCGCGGCGTCAAACGCTTATGCAAGCCAGCCAGATTGCATCTATCATCCCGAACATCCACAGTTTAGCCGGATGCAAGACCTGCGAAACTTTCAAGTGCAAGCAAACATGAGTGCAGAAGAAAAGCGTAAAAATCGTCAGGAGACAACAAAATTGTCTCTATTCGACCCCGAGAACTATAGTCTGTATTTTACAGGACATGTGCGCAAGAGTGTATCCTCGGTCAGGCTGGCGCACTTCTCGAGATATGACTTTCCAAAGTTTGATGTCACCACACAGTTGCCCACTGTACGCACCCGGACTTTAGTCCTGTGCGGCAGGCACGATGTACAGTGCCCTATCCGTTGTTCAGAGGAGATTGGCCGTCTGATGCCAAACTCCGAGATGATTGCGTTTGAGGACAGCAACCACTATCCATTCCTCGAAGAGGCCAGAAAATTCGCGGACAGTGTTGCATCCTTTCTACAGTAG
- a CDS encoding LysE family transporter — translation MLLAFLHGFLLSIGLILPIGMQNGFILTQGALHRRWSNSLPAVLTASVCDTFLIALAVLGVSTVALHITWLRYAFGAIGILFLLYMGTSSWLENQGTEHGATTATAWTARRQIGFTSSVSLLNPHALIDTLAVIGGSAVAYTAWSERLAFGAASALVSWLWFFALSIAGHVLGKMAFRKSAVQVLNKVSAVMMWLSALYLMYIIYSFH, via the coding sequence ATGCTGCTCGCCTTTCTTCATGGCTTTTTGTTATCGATTGGCCTGATTCTGCCCATTGGCATGCAGAATGGGTTTATTTTGACGCAGGGAGCACTCCATCGCCGCTGGTCGAACTCACTGCCGGCTGTGCTTACTGCCTCGGTGTGCGATACATTTCTTATCGCATTGGCCGTCCTTGGGGTGTCCACGGTGGCACTCCACATCACCTGGCTGCGGTACGCGTTTGGAGCAATTGGCATCCTCTTTCTGCTATACATGGGGACGAGCTCATGGCTGGAGAATCAGGGGACCGAACATGGAGCAACGACAGCGACCGCTTGGACAGCCAGACGGCAGATTGGGTTTACGTCTTCCGTGTCGCTTCTCAATCCTCACGCCTTGATTGACACACTGGCTGTGATTGGTGGCAGTGCAGTGGCCTACACCGCTTGGTCCGAACGTCTCGCCTTTGGCGCGGCAAGCGCCCTCGTTTCATGGCTGTGGTTTTTTGCATTGTCTATCGCGGGCCATGTACTTGGAAAGATGGCCTTTCGCAAGTCAGCAGTTCAAGTGTTAAACAAGGTTTCGGCTGTCATGATGTGGCTGTCAGCACTCTATTTGATGTACATCATTTATTCCTTTCATTAA
- the spoIVB gene encoding SpoIVB peptidase, whose protein sequence is MNKGWSGKWARMGIAAGLTWLCSSGPVTQLVSTPDEVRLPLGQRLTLDLRVPGHLQVNSSNARVVEAQTLSNESKGVTEVSVSSHDVGDAVVSTKLFGFLPWKAVHVNVVPREDVMVGGQSIGVTLHSHGLIVIGFQRIGTSQASPAADARIQIGDVVERANGQALNSVTDLRQSVSRATGRLELQIRRGREHKQIMIAPVTGADGDRHLGMFVREQTTGVGTLTFYDPKNQRFGALGHLISDADTGQPIEGTGPVYPSEVTGVVRGEPGKPGEKRGRFVRSQGQIGDIQENTPFGVFGKMRVAPGVEGQLRELPVALPEQVHKGAAQILTVLHGQNVEAFNVEIENLVHQDKPAIKSMVVHVTDARLLEQAGGIVQGMSGSPIVQDGRLVGAVTHVFVSDPTRGYGVYAMWMVETCVHPDVEETLYREDIPALLPRYLSPTHAGSV, encoded by the coding sequence ATGAATAAAGGATGGTCTGGAAAGTGGGCCCGCATGGGAATTGCTGCGGGGTTAACATGGCTTTGTTCAAGCGGTCCTGTAACGCAGCTTGTAAGTACTCCGGACGAAGTACGGCTGCCGTTGGGGCAACGACTGACACTTGACTTGCGGGTTCCCGGGCATCTGCAAGTGAATTCTTCAAATGCTCGGGTGGTTGAAGCGCAAACGCTGTCGAACGAGTCGAAAGGCGTCACCGAGGTTTCCGTTTCTTCCCACGATGTGGGTGACGCCGTGGTTTCCACGAAATTATTTGGATTTCTCCCCTGGAAAGCCGTGCATGTGAACGTGGTTCCGAGAGAAGACGTTATGGTCGGCGGTCAATCAATCGGCGTCACCCTGCATTCCCATGGCCTCATTGTTATTGGTTTTCAACGAATTGGAACATCACAGGCTTCTCCAGCAGCAGACGCTCGCATCCAAATCGGGGACGTCGTGGAACGTGCGAATGGACAAGCATTGAACAGTGTGACGGACCTTAGACAGTCTGTCAGTCGGGCTACGGGCCGCCTTGAGTTGCAAATTCGACGCGGGCGAGAACACAAACAAATCATGATTGCTCCCGTTACGGGAGCGGATGGAGACCGCCATTTGGGGATGTTTGTTCGCGAGCAGACAACTGGCGTCGGCACCTTAACATTTTACGATCCGAAGAATCAGCGGTTCGGCGCACTCGGACACTTGATTTCTGATGCTGATACTGGTCAGCCCATTGAAGGAACAGGACCTGTTTACCCTTCTGAAGTCACAGGCGTAGTCCGGGGTGAACCAGGGAAGCCTGGGGAAAAACGAGGCCGATTTGTTCGATCCCAAGGTCAGATTGGCGATATTCAGGAAAACACGCCTTTTGGGGTCTTCGGGAAAATGAGAGTGGCTCCTGGCGTCGAGGGACAGTTAAGGGAGTTGCCGGTCGCGCTGCCGGAGCAGGTCCACAAGGGTGCAGCTCAGATTTTAACTGTCCTTCACGGGCAAAATGTAGAGGCCTTCAACGTCGAGATTGAAAACTTGGTTCATCAAGACAAACCCGCCATTAAGAGTATGGTCGTTCACGTAACGGACGCAAGGCTGTTGGAGCAAGCAGGCGGCATCGTTCAGGGGATGAGTGGAAGTCCTATTGTCCAGGATGGGCGTTTAGTGGGAGCAGTCACTCACGTATTCGTGTCAGACCCGACCCGAGGTTACGGCGTTTACGCGATGTGGATGGTCGAAACGTGTGTGCATCCTGATGTGGAGGAAACCTTGTATCGTGAGGATATTCCAGCACTCCTGCCGAGATACTTGAGTCCAACGCACGCAGGGAGTGTCTAA
- a CDS encoding rod shape-determining protein RodA — translation MDTVQRSWRNVDLVMVFVVLLLTSFSCVLIYAATTGKTNPLIPNHAWLKQLLFSGVGFIAMWIAAFVDYRFLQRIHWWIYGVVLVMLMAVFKFRPVQGAHSWIPLPGLSLQPSEFMKLAIIITLASMMATVDEQESASYRLRSTWKMWVVMVVPFLLTLKEPALGQALVMFAIFSTMYVVFLRRMWFVLGVSVFVMFCIAFIAVPIEFPTQAMNFVQKVILSHHLLHGYQADRILTWLDPNYQLSGAGYEIHQVQTAIGSGELTGEGWLQGVETSSGGVPNQWNDYIFSAAGEEFGFVGSSILVLLFLILIYRLVRTASRAQDSFGVYITMGVVAMFGFQVFENIAMDMYMSPSTGITLPFISYGGSSLVANFLCVGIVLSVALHQRLSPTYTAGSSYFSA, via the coding sequence GTGGACACTGTGCAGCGCAGTTGGAGAAATGTCGATCTCGTTATGGTTTTCGTTGTGCTGTTACTTACGTCTTTCAGTTGTGTGCTCATTTATGCGGCAACAACGGGCAAGACCAATCCCCTGATACCAAACCACGCATGGCTGAAACAACTGCTCTTTTCTGGAGTGGGGTTCATCGCCATGTGGATTGCAGCTTTCGTGGATTATCGGTTCCTGCAGAGGATTCACTGGTGGATTTACGGTGTTGTGCTCGTGATGTTGATGGCTGTTTTCAAGTTTCGCCCGGTCCAGGGGGCACATAGTTGGATTCCGTTGCCTGGTCTTAGTCTCCAACCTTCTGAGTTCATGAAACTCGCCATTATCATCACGCTGGCTTCGATGATGGCTACGGTTGACGAACAGGAGTCTGCCAGTTATCGGCTGCGAAGTACATGGAAGATGTGGGTTGTTATGGTGGTTCCGTTTTTGCTTACATTGAAGGAGCCCGCCCTCGGCCAAGCGTTGGTGATGTTCGCGATTTTCAGCACCATGTATGTCGTATTTCTTCGCAGGATGTGGTTTGTGCTTGGCGTCTCCGTATTTGTGATGTTCTGTATCGCGTTTATCGCCGTACCGATTGAATTCCCCACGCAAGCAATGAATTTTGTCCAGAAAGTGATACTGAGTCATCATTTGCTGCATGGCTACCAAGCAGACCGTATCTTGACGTGGCTCGACCCGAATTACCAACTCTCTGGAGCGGGTTATGAGATTCACCAGGTGCAGACAGCAATCGGATCGGGAGAGTTAACTGGCGAAGGTTGGTTGCAAGGGGTTGAGACAAGTTCTGGGGGGGTACCAAACCAATGGAACGACTACATATTTTCTGCTGCGGGTGAGGAGTTCGGGTTTGTCGGGTCAAGCATCCTTGTGTTGCTGTTCCTGATACTCATCTATCGGCTCGTACGAACGGCCTCGCGTGCCCAGGATTCATTTGGAGTGTATATTACAATGGGTGTGGTGGCGATGTTCGGCTTTCAGGTCTTCGAAAACATCGCCATGGACATGTATATGAGTCCGTCAACGGGTATCACGCTTCCGTTCATTAGTTACGGTGGAAGTTCACTCGTTGCGAATTTTCTCTGTGTCGGGATTGTACTGAGTGTTGCCCTCCATCAACGTCTGAGTCCAACCTATACTGCAGGCAGCAGCTATTTCAGTGCGTGA
- a CDS encoding phosphotransferase — translation MSRQWDADIDITETMVQEVLSSQFPELLPARVELLDAGWDNFVFIVNQIYVFRFPRRKIAVELIEMENQLLPWLAPQLPVMIPNPRFMGGQSSLYPFSGYLKIDGIVPYRVHLTDEQRTKAAHPLARFLRALHTLDTEQAIAHRIAASDTIFRLDTKKRIPQLVERINEARKKGLIRETGPMLAFLEDLTDMPLRTAHRRTVVHGDLNFRNFLITKNGDLTGVIDWGDAHIGHPAVDLALTYTYLPRSSHHEFFSVYGSVDSETELLARFRALYMSFLILIYAHEIGDERQLLEAQWSISNLSMR, via the coding sequence ATGAGCAGGCAATGGGATGCAGACATCGATATCACGGAGACAATGGTTCAAGAAGTGCTATCCAGTCAATTTCCTGAACTGCTTCCGGCGAGAGTTGAGTTGCTCGATGCTGGATGGGATAACTTCGTTTTCATCGTCAACCAAATCTATGTGTTTCGTTTTCCACGCCGAAAAATTGCTGTTGAGCTGATTGAGATGGAGAACCAATTGCTGCCGTGGCTTGCTCCTCAACTGCCAGTGATGATTCCAAATCCCCGGTTTATGGGGGGGCAGTCGTCTTTGTACCCATTCTCAGGCTATCTTAAAATAGACGGAATTGTACCCTACCGAGTACATTTGACGGACGAACAGCGCACCAAGGCTGCTCATCCCTTAGCGAGGTTTCTTCGAGCCTTGCACACACTAGACACAGAACAGGCGATAGCACACAGAATCGCGGCGTCTGATACGATCTTCCGTCTGGATACGAAAAAGCGAATTCCGCAGTTGGTTGAACGCATCAACGAAGCTCGTAAGAAGGGACTCATTCGTGAAACGGGTCCAATGTTGGCTTTCTTGGAAGACTTGACAGACATGCCCTTACGCACTGCGCATCGGCGTACTGTGGTGCACGGCGATCTGAATTTCCGCAACTTTCTCATCACCAAAAATGGTGATCTCACCGGAGTTATCGACTGGGGAGATGCCCATATTGGTCATCCAGCTGTTGACTTGGCTTTGACGTACACTTACTTGCCGCGTTCTTCACATCATGAATTCTTTTCCGTGTACGGTTCCGTTGACAGCGAGACCGAGCTTCTGGCCCGATTTCGCGCTCTATATATGAGCTTCCTCATTCTCATCTATGCTCATGAAATTGGCGATGAGAGACAACTTCTCGAGGCACAATGGTCAATTTCCAACCTCAGTATGAGGTAG
- the spo0A gene encoding sporulation transcription factor Spo0A → MQPLKVLIADDNREFADVLYEFLSSQPDMEVCGVAYNGNDAVELVKSKRPHVVILDIIMPVLDGLGALERMIDLPETTPKVIMLTAFGQEIVTRRAMELGVSYFILKPFDLPVLVERIRQVMNDEPVIAPVAATLAYAQGPATNSSYRKLSKHDVDAAITQVIHEIGVPAHIKGYHYLREAIGIVFQDVEILGSITKTLYPRIAERFKTTPSRVERAIRHSIEVAWGRGNMDAIRNVFGYTVSASKTKPTNSEFIAMIADKLRMEHKVG, encoded by the coding sequence GTGCAACCGTTAAAAGTACTGATCGCCGATGACAATCGCGAATTTGCAGATGTTCTATATGAGTTTTTGTCGAGCCAACCGGACATGGAAGTGTGTGGCGTAGCGTACAACGGCAACGACGCAGTTGAACTTGTCAAATCAAAACGGCCTCATGTTGTGATTCTCGACATCATCATGCCAGTTTTGGACGGACTTGGAGCACTGGAACGTATGATTGACTTGCCAGAAACCACCCCGAAGGTCATCATGCTCACTGCATTCGGCCAAGAGATTGTCACACGTCGAGCCATGGAACTTGGTGTGTCGTATTTCATTCTTAAACCGTTCGATTTACCTGTTTTGGTCGAACGCATTCGTCAGGTTATGAATGACGAGCCTGTCATCGCACCCGTCGCAGCCACGCTCGCTTATGCCCAAGGGCCGGCTACAAACAGTTCTTACAGAAAGCTTTCAAAACATGATGTTGACGCGGCCATCACCCAGGTCATTCATGAGATTGGAGTTCCGGCACACATAAAAGGATACCATTACCTGCGTGAAGCAATTGGAATTGTGTTTCAAGATGTAGAGATTCTCGGCTCCATCACCAAGACCTTGTATCCAAGGATTGCTGAACGCTTTAAAACGACCCCCTCGCGTGTGGAGCGTGCAATTCGACACTCCATTGAAGTTGCGTGGGGCCGGGGGAACATGGACGCAATTAGAAACGTGTTTGGTTACACGGTAAGCGCATCCAAAACCAAACCGACAAACAGCGAGTTCATTGCAATGATTGCAGACAAGCTGAGGATGGAACACAAGGTCGGTTAA
- a CDS encoding HAMP domain-containing protein, translating into MKLRNKFITGITLMVAFMASVFVMLSNGVVRTQFQQFAVEAVQNSASAWETQLIWYYETHNRSWAGLGNFLFYNFQLSDPRTTPEYLQVLSSDNSVVTTIQGSRDGPPQTSANVDIPLVVQGQRIGTLIIGNRGVNGLFRIERTVIRSILLVTIAGTLLTAILALGGAVWFSNRLTRPLKELLQGIHRIAGGKLEAQVETVSSDELGEVAKAFNNMAVQLIRTEEARKHLVADVAHELRTPLTIINGQLELIQQGVKSSSPESLLPIQDEVFRLTQLVNDLHQLTIAEAGKMTLNKQPTLVPQMLERIVDNFQIPSEDRGVALSFENCADNVELPLDVSRMTQVLINLIGNAVRYTPAGGSVMVRLRRATPFVDVSITDTGPGISPAHQDHIFDRFYRVDEDRTRDTGGTGLGLAIAKEFVEAHGGNIELSSTVGVGSTFTIHLPE; encoded by the coding sequence GTGAAACTTCGGAACAAATTCATTACAGGTATCACGTTAATGGTTGCCTTCATGGCATCTGTGTTCGTCATGCTTTCAAATGGCGTCGTCAGAACCCAATTTCAACAATTTGCAGTTGAAGCAGTGCAAAATAGTGCTTCGGCCTGGGAGACCCAACTCATTTGGTATTATGAGACACATAATCGGTCCTGGGCAGGGCTTGGGAACTTCTTGTTTTACAATTTTCAGTTAAGCGACCCAAGGACGACTCCTGAGTATCTTCAGGTGCTCAGTTCCGACAATTCAGTTGTGACTACCATACAGGGTTCTCGTGATGGTCCGCCTCAGACAAGCGCAAACGTCGACATACCTCTTGTCGTCCAAGGCCAGCGAATAGGCACGTTAATTATCGGAAATCGCGGCGTCAATGGATTGTTTCGTATCGAGCGTACGGTCATTCGTTCCATCTTGCTCGTGACCATAGCTGGAACGTTACTGACTGCAATTCTTGCCTTGGGAGGTGCAGTGTGGTTTTCCAACCGGCTTACACGCCCTTTGAAAGAGCTCTTACAGGGAATACATAGGATTGCTGGCGGAAAACTGGAGGCCCAGGTCGAGACCGTGTCTTCTGATGAATTGGGGGAAGTGGCTAAAGCTTTTAACAACATGGCCGTACAACTCATTCGCACCGAGGAGGCTCGCAAGCATCTCGTCGCGGATGTAGCGCACGAATTACGTACTCCACTCACCATCATCAACGGACAATTGGAGTTAATTCAACAAGGCGTGAAATCGTCTTCTCCGGAAAGCCTGCTGCCGATTCAGGACGAGGTATTTCGCCTCACCCAACTCGTAAACGATCTGCATCAACTTACGATTGCTGAAGCCGGAAAGATGACATTAAACAAACAACCTACCTTGGTGCCACAGATGCTCGAACGGATCGTGGATAATTTCCAAATTCCGTCTGAAGACCGTGGGGTAGCCTTAAGCTTTGAAAATTGTGCAGATAACGTTGAATTGCCGCTGGATGTGAGCCGGATGACGCAGGTCTTAATCAACTTGATTGGAAACGCCGTCCGATACACACCAGCAGGCGGTAGTGTGATGGTACGCCTGCGTCGAGCAACTCCATTTGTCGATGTATCAATCACGGACACTGGACCCGGCATTTCCCCCGCACATCAAGACCATATTTTTGATAGGTTCTATCGCGTGGACGAAGATCGAACTCGAGATACAGGTGGAACCGGTCTCGGACTCGCCATCGCCAAGGAGTTTGTCGAGGCACACGGAGGGAACATCGAGCTGAGCAGCACGGTGGGAGTAGGGAGCACGTTTACGATTCACTTGCCAGAGTAG
- a CDS encoding MFS transporter, translated as MNKIQLLQPFRTSRLFTALWSGRVLSGLGDEAFGVILPMVVYSVTDSATTMGLLLTLQAIPHILFQPLTGVVVDRFPRIAMMILSDVLRVILLIAMSILGIEHHLAIVTLDVVVLLYGVASVLFRPAYMALRRQIFTPDIRNAAISLSQIASQVTSFVGPSLGGLIMTFASAVVGFMFDAATFVCSIFSLVIIRRADDKLKLQPRHSNKQTFVTDLLSGYRETVRHPWIWVGIVSWTFIIISYSGILPILLPWLLKVHFHYPDYTYGLVVSMAGIGAMLAGFVAGSVRTWKRRGIVAYGAIAAEGLALFAMALVHSLVGLMVLMAVSSAGSMLFGIIHEGILQELVPDEFFGRVISLEVFSAAIAQPIGYLFTGWLVKEVGGIHAMMLEAGMMFLTVVLTLCLPSIRNFK; from the coding sequence ATGAACAAGATTCAATTGTTGCAGCCATTTCGGACATCTCGCCTATTCACCGCTCTGTGGAGTGGGAGAGTCCTGTCTGGACTCGGCGATGAGGCATTCGGTGTCATCTTGCCCATGGTTGTCTATTCAGTAACGGACTCGGCAACGACCATGGGTTTACTTTTGACACTACAAGCAATTCCACATATCCTTTTTCAACCGCTTACGGGGGTTGTGGTGGATAGATTTCCAAGAATCGCGATGATGATACTGTCGGACGTGCTCCGTGTCATACTTCTCATCGCAATGAGCATTCTTGGCATCGAGCACCACCTTGCCATCGTCACATTAGATGTCGTTGTGCTCCTATACGGAGTAGCGTCGGTCCTGTTTCGACCCGCGTACATGGCCCTACGTCGACAAATATTTACACCCGATATCCGAAACGCAGCAATCTCCCTATCTCAAATCGCATCTCAGGTTACAAGTTTCGTCGGGCCCTCCTTAGGTGGACTTATCATGACTTTTGCTTCCGCCGTTGTCGGATTTATGTTCGACGCCGCCACGTTTGTCTGTTCTATCTTCAGTCTCGTCATTATTCGCCGCGCAGACGATAAGTTAAAACTGCAGCCAAGGCATTCGAACAAACAGACCTTTGTGACGGACTTACTCTCCGGATATCGAGAGACTGTCAGGCATCCCTGGATTTGGGTGGGTATCGTGTCTTGGACATTCATCATTATTTCCTACAGTGGGATTCTCCCAATTCTGCTGCCATGGTTACTCAAGGTCCATTTTCACTACCCAGATTACACGTATGGCTTGGTTGTTTCGATGGCGGGCATCGGCGCTATGCTGGCTGGGTTTGTCGCCGGTTCCGTGAGAACGTGGAAACGGCGAGGAATCGTGGCTTATGGAGCCATCGCCGCCGAGGGCCTCGCTTTGTTTGCGATGGCTCTTGTGCATTCGCTCGTCGGTCTGATGGTGTTGATGGCTGTTAGTTCAGCGGGAAGTATGCTCTTCGGAATTATTCATGAAGGCATATTGCAAGAGTTAGTACCTGATGAATTCTTCGGCCGGGTTATCAGTCTAGAAGTATTTTCGGCGGCCATTGCACAGCCGATTGGTTACCTTTTTACAGGTTGGCTTGTGAAGGAAGTTGGCGGCATCCATGCAATGATGCTGGAGGCTGGTATGATGTTCCTGACGGTGGTACTTACCTTATGCCTACCTTCGATACGGAACTTCAAGTAG
- a CDS encoding phosphotransferase, translated as MMRLATDEQGQELFDVCEQRFGFRILGSEAIVRGWLNRKWKLTTTKGVYLLKSYHPDRYRLYNESALKRALHWQVELHTLGLLCPQILTHREEQLQVTASGQRFVVMTFCHGDRMVPGRASMQEMYSLGIATGQMHAALLSLGGVPTEATFFIPSVSERTNHWVQVLLAMETSGKQHLFPFAMRQLRATESFDIGAFEGAEIGWAHRDLWADNILVADDRLSAILDFDRVNRDYLELDVARAIISGALDGVAFNVPAARAFLDGYRTQRNFTVGRIVQSLRMLWYAESNSWITENMDTHTVPPQRFAHEMDWLARHLHQLPVMVSRC; from the coding sequence ATGATGAGGTTGGCAACGGATGAACAGGGACAAGAACTCTTTGATGTCTGCGAACAACGATTCGGCTTTCGCATACTGGGTAGCGAAGCCATTGTTCGTGGATGGCTAAATCGCAAATGGAAGTTGACCACTACTAAAGGCGTATATCTGCTGAAAAGCTACCATCCCGATAGATATCGCCTGTACAATGAATCTGCCCTAAAGCGAGCACTACATTGGCAAGTGGAACTTCACACCCTTGGACTACTGTGTCCACAGATTCTAACCCATCGCGAAGAGCAACTCCAAGTGACAGCGTCGGGACAAAGGTTTGTTGTCATGACATTTTGTCATGGAGACCGCATGGTGCCGGGGCGTGCGAGTATGCAGGAGATGTACTCGCTTGGGATTGCGACGGGTCAAATGCATGCAGCTCTCTTGTCTCTCGGGGGGGTGCCAACAGAAGCCACATTTTTTATTCCAAGTGTGTCTGAGAGAACCAATCACTGGGTGCAGGTGTTGCTGGCCATGGAGACCAGTGGAAAGCAGCACTTATTTCCCTTTGCAATGCGTCAACTGCGAGCCACTGAATCTTTCGACATCGGTGCATTTGAAGGAGCAGAAATTGGGTGGGCCCACCGTGACTTGTGGGCGGATAACATCCTGGTAGCAGACGATAGGCTGTCCGCAATTTTGGACTTTGACAGAGTGAACCGTGACTATCTTGAATTAGACGTGGCGAGGGCCATCATATCAGGCGCTCTCGATGGTGTCGCATTCAATGTCCCGGCTGCACGGGCCTTTCTGGACGGGTATCGGACACAGCGAAATTTTACCGTGGGTAGAATTGTGCAATCACTACGGATGTTGTGGTACGCCGAAAGTAATTCATGGATCACCGAAAACATGGACACACATACTGTCCCTCCACAAAGGTTTGCTCACGAGATGGACTGGCTCGCGCGTCACCTTCATCAACTTCCAGTGATGGTTAGCAGATGTTGA
- a CDS encoding HAD hydrolase-like protein codes for MIKLVIWDLGDTLNTTPPGGQDAKPLDEYPEIQLRQGAKDVLCTLRDCGYRQAVLSNTAVSDSEVTRRMLANLGIEDFFDYVFATASELDEAKPGKPDTVVYNWVLDEMQVSPHEAVMVGNTWDTDILGANRSGIHALWLQNPEVMVRRDSHSPINSPPWVIPIWDISDVPIGLSTLQSTCSGRRT; via the coding sequence TTGATAAAACTGGTTATCTGGGACCTCGGCGACACATTGAACACCACACCACCCGGCGGGCAGGATGCAAAACCACTTGACGAATATCCGGAAATCCAGCTTCGCCAAGGAGCAAAGGACGTGCTGTGCACTCTGCGCGACTGTGGTTATCGACAAGCAGTCCTCAGCAATACGGCCGTTTCGGACAGTGAAGTCACTCGCCGGATGCTTGCAAACCTCGGGATAGAGGACTTTTTTGATTACGTTTTTGCAACCGCGTCCGAGTTAGACGAAGCGAAGCCTGGCAAGCCCGATACGGTCGTGTACAATTGGGTGTTAGATGAGATGCAGGTTTCTCCCCATGAAGCGGTCATGGTGGGAAACACCTGGGACACGGACATCCTTGGGGCAAATCGCAGCGGTATACACGCACTGTGGCTGCAAAATCCTGAGGTCATGGTACGAAGAGATTCCCATAGCCCCATCAACTCGCCACCGTGGGTCATCCCAATATGGGACATTTCCGACGTGCCTATCGGATTGTCAACTCTCCAATCCACTTGCTCTGGCAGGAGGACTTAG